Proteins from one Ipomoea triloba cultivar NCNSP0323 chromosome 1, ASM357664v1 genomic window:
- the LOC115999305 gene encoding transcriptional corepressor SEUSS-like: protein MVPRGASTPLGGAQSVPPSLFRSNSSLLGGQGGAMPSQGGFPSMMSPRTQFGNMNMLGNAPNVTSLLHQSFGNGGPNPGLSVPGGTQRGLIDNGAESDPLSSVGNGMGYNAPSSSFVSVATPTNPNTAAQVQGQQFPNTSGNQMLTDQQPQQLDPINFQHNQQLPQFSTPDNSQTQQQQQQQQFQSMRSGLASVAPVKLEPQVINDQTPQQLRNLATVKLEPQQLQNMRSLGTVKMEPQHSDPSLFIQQQQQQQQQLLQMSRQTPQAAAMAQLLHQQRLMQFQQQQQQQQLLKAMPQQRNPPQYHPQNPALRSPAKPFYEPGMCARRLTNYMYQQQHRPEDNNIEFWRKFVAEYFAPNAKKKWCVSMYGSGRQTNGVFPQDVWHCEICNRKPGRGFEATVEVLPRLFKIKYESGTLEELLYVDMPCEYQNSSGQIVLDYAKAIQESVFEQLRVVRDGQLRIVFSPDLKIVSWEFCARRHEELIPRRLLIPQVSHLGAAAQKYQAATTQNASSNISVPELQNNCNMFVASARQLAKALEVPLVNDLGYTKRYVRCLQISEVVNSMKDLIDYSRETGTGPMESLAKFPRRTNVSSGTHGQSQHSEDQPQQQQQQQQQNMGQNSNHDTSVQAAQMQQLSASNGLPTVNSSLSPAPTPSSSSNIAGLVHQNSMNSRHQNPLNSANSPYAGTAVQMPSPSNSSSMPQPQTNPSPFQSLTPSSSNNPPQTSHGGISSGSHINSASSPNISLQQPALSGDLDANDSQSSVQKIINEMLMSSQLVGGGMVGAGAIGNDMKNANGVLGTNNNSVLNGNNCLVGNGTVNANAGIGGVGFRNMGNGIGQGGMVSGIRSGLGNNPVSVNGRVGMTMARDQSMNQQQQDLGNHLLNGLGSVNGFNNLQFDWKTSP from the exons ATGGTACCCAGAGGGGCTTCTACACCACTTGGTGGTGCCCAGTCTGTTCCACCTTCACTATTCCGATCAAATTCTAGTCTGTTGGGTGGTCAGGGAGGTGCGATGCCTTCACAGGGTGGTTTCCCCTCTATGATGTCACCGCGAACCCAATTTGGTAATATGAATATGCTTGGGAATGCTCCAAATGTTACATCTCTACTCCATCAGTCTTTTGGAAACGGAGGCCCTAACCCTGGGCTTTCTGTTCCTGGGGGTACTCAGAGGGGTCTTATTGATAATGGGGCTGAATCTGATCCACTTTCCAGTGTCGGAAATGGAATGGGATATAATGCGCCTTCTTCATCATTTGTTTCAGTTGCCACACCAACGAATCCTAATACAGCAGCTCAAGTTCAGGGGCAACAGTTTCCTAATACTTCTGGGAACCAAATGTTGACAGACCAACAGCCCCAACAGCTTGATCCCATTAATTTCCAGCACAATCAACAGCTGCCTCAGTTTTCTACCCCCGACAATTCTCAAACacagcagcaacagcaacagcaacaattTCAATCGATGAGAAGTGGATTAGCAAGTGTCGCACCTGTTAAACTAGAGCCGCAGGTTATCAATGATCAAACGCCACAGCAGTTGCGAAATCTTGCCACAGTGAAACTGGAACCACAACAGCTACAGAATATGAGAAGCCTGGGAACTGTAAAAATGGAACCACAACATTCTGACCCATCTTTGTTTATacagcagcagcaacagcagcaacaacagCTTCTTCAAATGTCCAGGCAGACCCCTCAAGCTGCTGCCATGGCCCAGCTATTGCATCAACAGAGGCTCATGCAGTtccaacagcagcagcagcagcagcagctgtTGAAGGCTATGCCTCAACAAAGAAACCCACCACAGTATCACCCACAAAATCCAGCTCTACGATCTCCAGCAAAACCATTTTATGAGCCCGGGATGTGTGCACGTCGACTAACTAATTACATGTATCAGCAACAACACAGGCCTGAG GATAATAATATtgagttttggagaaaatttgtAGCTGAGTATTTTGCTCCAAATGCTAAGAAAAAATGGTGTGTCTCAATGTATGGAAGTGGCCGCCAGACTAATGGTGTTTTTCCTCAG GATGTGTGGCATTGTGAAATATGCAACCGTAAGCCTGGGCGTGGATTTG AGGCAACTGTTGAGGTCCTGCCTAGACTTTTTAAGATAAAGTATGAAAGTGGTACATTAGAGGAATTACTCTATGTTGATATGCCCTGTGAGTATCAGAATTCTTCAGGGCAAATTGTCCTGGACTATGCCAAAGCAATTCAGGAGAGTGTCTTTGAACAACTTCGTGTTGTCCGTGATGGTCAACTACGAATTGTATTCTCACCAGATCTGAAG ATAGTCTCTTGGGAATTTTGTGCTCGACGTCACGAGGAGCTTATCCCTAGAAGATTGTTGATACCTCAG GTCAGTCATCTAGGAGCTGCAGCTCAAAAATATCAGGCTGCCACAACCCAAAATGCCTCATCTAACATCTCTGTTCCTGAGTTACAAAATAACTGCAATAT GTTTGTTGCCTCAGCTCGTCAATTGGCAAAAGCTTTGGAAGTTCCATTGGTAAATGATTTGGGATATACAAAGAGATATGTACGCTGCCTTCAG ATATCGGAAGTGGTAAATAGCATGAAAGATTTGATTGATTATAGCAGAGAGACTGGGACAGGACCTATGG AGAGTTTGGCTAAGTTTCCTCGGAGAACAAATGTTTCATCTGGGACTCACGGTCAATCTCAGCATTCTGAGGATCAGCcacaacagcagcagcagcaacaacagcaaAATATGGGCCAAAACTCCAACCATGATACTTCTGTTCAGGCTGCTCAAATGCAGCAGCTTTCAGCCAGCAATGGTCTGCCAACTGTTAATAGCTCTTTGAGCCCAGCACCTACTCCCTCCTCTAGTAGTAACATTGCTGGACTTGTTCACCAAAACTCTATGAACTCTAGGCACCAAAACCCATTGAATAGCGCAAACAGTCCCTATGCTGGAACTGCTGTTCAAATGCCTTCACCGAGTAACTCTAGTAGTATGCCACAGCCCCAAACTAACCCTTCCCCATTCCAATCTTTGACACCATCTTCGTCTAATAATCCACCACAAACTTCACATGGTGGCATATCGTCAGGATCACACATTAATTCTGCAAGTTCCCCAAATATCTCGCTGCAGCAGCCAGCCCTATCAGGTGACTTGGATGCTAATGACTCTCAGAGCTCTGTACAGAAAATCATAAATGAAATGTTGATGTCTTCACAACTTGTTGGGGGTGGTATGGTTGGAGCTGGTGCAATTGGGAATGACATGAAAAACGCTAATGGGGTGTTGGGAACAAACAATAACTCTGTCCTTAACGGCAACAATTGCCTCGTAGGAAATGGGACAGTAAATGCTAATGCAGGCATTGGAGGTGTGGGATTCAGGAACATGGGCAATGGTATTGGGCAGGGTGGCATGGTTAGTGGGATCCGAAGTGGATTGGGCAATAACCCAGTGAGTGTGAATGGGCGAGTAGGCATGACCATGGCACGTGACCAGAGTATGAATCAGCAGCAACAAGATTTGGGAAATCATCTGCTCAATGGTCTTGGATCAGTGAATGGCTTCAACAATCTTCAGTTTGATTGGAAGACATCTCCTTAA